A stretch of Saccharothrix texasensis DNA encodes these proteins:
- a CDS encoding NeuD/PglB/VioB family sugar acetyltransferase, whose product MTAAPLLLVGAGGLAREALAAVAAVNAVEPRWSVLGLLDDNEARHGEVIDGVPVLGPSAAVADHPDARVLLCTASTRNQASRRQIAARLGLPAERYATVVHPWASVAPGVEIGAGSVLLAFVAVTAPQVIGSHVVVMPHVTITHDDAVADHVTFAARVALAGGVTVGEAAYLGSGALVREGLTVGAGALVGMGAVVLTDVPPFEVWAGSPARRLRALDQTTPGQTKPSETSAAGEAISRG is encoded by the coding sequence GTGACCGCTGCTCCGCTGCTGCTCGTCGGCGCGGGCGGACTGGCCCGGGAGGCGTTGGCCGCGGTCGCCGCGGTCAACGCCGTCGAGCCGCGCTGGTCCGTGCTCGGCCTGCTGGACGACAACGAGGCGCGGCACGGCGAGGTGATCGACGGCGTGCCCGTGCTCGGGCCGTCGGCGGCCGTCGCCGACCACCCCGACGCCCGCGTCCTGCTCTGCACGGCCAGCACCCGCAACCAGGCCAGCCGCCGGCAGATCGCCGCGCGGCTCGGCCTGCCCGCCGAGCGCTACGCCACCGTGGTGCACCCGTGGGCGAGCGTCGCGCCGGGCGTCGAGATCGGCGCCGGCTCGGTGCTGCTCGCGTTCGTCGCGGTGACCGCGCCGCAGGTGATCGGGTCGCACGTGGTGGTCATGCCGCACGTCACCATCACCCACGACGACGCGGTCGCCGACCACGTCACGTTCGCCGCCCGGGTCGCCCTGGCCGGTGGCGTGACCGTGGGCGAGGCGGCCTACCTGGGCAGCGGCGCGCTGGTCCGGGAAGGCCTCACCGTCGGCGCGGGCGCCCTCGTCGGCATGGGCGCGGTGGTGCTCACCGACGTGCCGCCCTTCGAGGTGTGGGCGGGCTCACCCGCCCGGCGCCTGCGCGCGCTCGACCAGACCACACCCGGTCAGACCAAGCCCAGCGAGACCAGCGCCGCTGGTGAAGCGATCTCACGAGGATGA
- a CDS encoding glycosyltransferase family 2 protein: protein MTDWSEVWLVVPVYNEGQVIEDVVRHARETFPNVVCVDDGSRDNSADGVRAGGAHLVQHPVNLGQGAAIQTGIEYARKQPGAEYFVTFDADGQHRVEDVLSMLERLRSEPLDIIVGTRFHGDTAHIPWIKRVVLKTVVMLSRRTRKLGLTDAHNGLRVFNRAVAERINITLNGMGHASEIVEMIDHHKWRVAEEPVTILYTEYSMAKGQSLINGVNILFDTMLKSKAH, encoded by the coding sequence GTGACCGACTGGTCGGAAGTGTGGCTCGTCGTCCCGGTCTACAACGAGGGACAGGTCATCGAGGACGTCGTGCGGCACGCACGGGAGACGTTCCCGAACGTGGTGTGCGTGGACGACGGCAGCCGTGACAACTCCGCCGACGGCGTTCGCGCAGGTGGGGCGCACCTCGTGCAGCACCCGGTGAACCTCGGCCAGGGCGCGGCGATCCAGACCGGCATCGAGTACGCGCGCAAGCAGCCGGGCGCCGAGTACTTCGTCACCTTCGACGCCGACGGCCAGCACCGCGTCGAGGACGTCCTGTCGATGCTCGAGCGGCTGCGCTCCGAGCCCCTGGACATCATCGTCGGCACCCGGTTCCACGGTGACACCGCGCACATCCCGTGGATCAAGCGGGTGGTGCTCAAGACGGTCGTGATGCTCAGCCGCCGCACGCGCAAGCTCGGCCTGACCGACGCGCACAACGGCCTGCGGGTGTTCAACCGCGCCGTGGCCGAGCGGATCAACATCACGCTGAACGGCATGGGCCACGCCTCGGAGATCGTGGAGATGATCGACCACCACAAGTGGCGCGTGGCCGAGGAGCCGGTGACGATCCTCTACACCGAGTACTCGATGGCCAAGGGCCAGTCGCTCATCAACGGTGTGAACATCCTGTTCGACACCATGCTCAAGAGCAAGGCGCACTGA
- a CDS encoding acyltransferase codes for MFVHPMGLCESDAVGAGTRVWAFAHVLPGARVGKDCNICDGAFVENEAVLGDNVTVKNNVLVYNGVTCEDNVFLGPNAVFTNDMRPRAHQKLGGDQLLPTLVREGATLGAGVVVVCGTTIGRNAFVGAGSVVARDVPAHAFVVGNPAKRKGWVCRCATRLDDDLRCPSCGTEHVPDGDGLVAKG; via the coding sequence GTGTTCGTCCACCCGATGGGCCTGTGCGAGAGCGACGCGGTCGGCGCGGGCACCCGCGTGTGGGCGTTCGCGCACGTGCTCCCGGGCGCGCGGGTCGGCAAGGACTGCAACATCTGCGACGGCGCGTTCGTCGAGAACGAAGCGGTGCTCGGCGACAACGTCACGGTCAAGAACAACGTGCTCGTCTACAACGGCGTGACCTGCGAGGACAACGTCTTCCTCGGGCCGAACGCGGTGTTCACCAACGACATGCGGCCCCGTGCGCACCAGAAGCTCGGCGGCGACCAGTTGCTGCCCACCCTGGTGCGCGAGGGAGCCACCCTGGGCGCGGGCGTGGTCGTGGTGTGCGGCACGACGATCGGGCGCAACGCGTTCGTCGGCGCGGGCTCGGTGGTGGCCCGCGACGTGCCGGCGCACGCGTTCGTGGTGGGCAACCCGGCCAAGCGGAAGGGCTGGGTGTGCCGCTGCGCGACCCGGCTCGACGACGACCTGCGCTGCCCTTCCTGCGGCACCGAGCACGTGCCGGACGGCGACGGGCTCGTGGCGAAGGGGTAG
- a CDS encoding LLM class flavin-dependent oxidoreductase, translated as MRTGIVILPEHRWWMAEHKWKAAEEYGFHHAWTYDHMGWRSLVDGPWFGAVPTLAAAASATSTIRLGTLVASPNFRHPVPFSRELLALDDLSDGRFTLGVGAGGVGYDTEVMGATSFDTKRGTPSRQGRFEEFVAALDLLLAQERTTFSGEHYEIRDARSAPGCVQRPRLPFVVAANGPKAMAVAAKYGTGWVTTGPETDDETAWWDGVAAMAARFREVLAGIGRAKESIDFHLNADSCPVYSLTSVEHFREVAGRARGLGFTDLVVHWPRADGVYAGSEAVLERVAADVLPELVG; from the coding sequence GTGCGCACTGGGATTGTGATCCTGCCCGAACACCGCTGGTGGATGGCCGAACACAAGTGGAAGGCCGCCGAGGAGTACGGCTTCCACCACGCCTGGACCTACGACCACATGGGTTGGCGCTCGCTGGTCGACGGGCCGTGGTTCGGCGCCGTGCCCACGCTGGCCGCGGCGGCCTCGGCCACCTCGACGATCCGGCTCGGCACGCTGGTCGCCTCGCCCAACTTCCGCCACCCGGTGCCGTTCTCCCGGGAGCTGCTCGCCCTCGACGACCTCTCCGACGGCCGCTTCACGCTCGGCGTCGGCGCGGGCGGTGTGGGATATGACACCGAGGTGATGGGCGCCACCTCGTTCGACACCAAGCGGGGCACGCCCAGCAGGCAGGGCCGGTTCGAGGAGTTCGTGGCCGCGCTGGACCTGCTGCTGGCGCAGGAGCGGACCACGTTCAGTGGCGAGCACTACGAGATCCGGGACGCCCGCAGCGCGCCGGGCTGCGTGCAGCGGCCGAGGCTGCCGTTCGTGGTCGCGGCCAACGGGCCGAAGGCGATGGCGGTGGCGGCGAAGTACGGGACGGGCTGGGTCACCACCGGCCCGGAGACCGACGACGAGACGGCCTGGTGGGACGGCGTCGCCGCGATGGCGGCGCGGTTCCGCGAGGTGCTGGCCGGGATCGGGCGGGCCAAGGAGTCGATCGACTTCCACCTCAACGCCGACTCCTGCCCGGTGTACTCGCTGACCAGCGTGGAGCACTTCCGCGAGGTGGCCGGGCGGGCGCGCGGGCTGGGGTTCACCGACCTGGTCGTGCACTGGCCCCGCGCCGACGGCGTGTACGCGGGCAGCGAGGCGGTGCTGGAACGGGTCGCCGCCGACGTGCTGCCCGAACTGGTCGGCTAG
- a CDS encoding DegT/DnrJ/EryC1/StrS family aminotransferase: protein MTIPAPIPPVDLKFQHAEVAEEVAEGWAAVLARTAFVGGPAVGEFERAYAEYSQVAHCVGVANGTDALELALRAVGVGAGDECVVPTNSFIATAEAVARTGATPVFVDCDPDTYLIDTKAALAAFTERTKAVLPVHLYGQMAPVEELKAACDEQGVFLVEDAAQSQGARRKGAVSGSLGHLAGTSFYPGKNLGAYGDAGAVTTQDEELANRVRLLSQHGSQQKYVHSTLGFNSRLDTLQAVVLHAKLRRLEAWNALRVAAAEYYGELLAGVEGVVAPKTLDGNEHVWHLYVVRVAERDRVLKHLQDQGVGAAIHYPTPIHLAAPFASDAHGVGSFPHAERVADEILSLPMYPGITRAQQERVVEVLAGAVR, encoded by the coding sequence ATGACGATCCCGGCCCCGATCCCCCCCGTCGACCTGAAGTTCCAGCACGCCGAGGTGGCCGAGGAGGTCGCCGAGGGCTGGGCCGCGGTGCTGGCCAGGACGGCGTTCGTCGGCGGTCCCGCCGTCGGCGAGTTCGAGCGGGCGTACGCCGAGTACAGCCAGGTCGCGCACTGCGTCGGCGTGGCCAACGGCACCGACGCGCTGGAGCTGGCGCTGCGCGCCGTCGGCGTGGGCGCCGGCGACGAGTGCGTCGTGCCGACCAACTCGTTCATCGCGACCGCCGAGGCCGTGGCCCGCACGGGCGCGACGCCGGTGTTCGTGGACTGCGACCCCGACACCTACCTGATCGACACCAAGGCGGCCCTGGCGGCGTTCACCGAGCGCACCAAGGCGGTGCTGCCGGTCCACCTCTACGGCCAGATGGCGCCGGTCGAGGAGCTGAAGGCGGCGTGCGACGAGCAGGGCGTGTTCCTCGTCGAGGACGCCGCCCAGTCGCAGGGCGCGCGGCGCAAGGGCGCGGTGTCCGGTTCGCTCGGCCACCTGGCCGGCACCAGCTTCTACCCGGGCAAGAACCTCGGCGCCTACGGCGACGCGGGCGCGGTGACCACGCAGGACGAGGAGCTGGCCAACCGGGTCCGGCTGCTGAGCCAGCACGGCTCGCAGCAGAAGTACGTGCACAGCACCCTGGGCTTCAACAGCCGGCTGGACACGTTGCAGGCCGTGGTGCTGCACGCCAAGCTGCGCCGGCTGGAGGCGTGGAACGCGCTGCGGGTCGCCGCCGCCGAGTACTACGGCGAGCTGCTGGCCGGTGTCGAGGGCGTGGTGGCGCCGAAGACGCTGGACGGCAACGAGCACGTGTGGCACCTGTACGTGGTCCGGGTCGCCGAGCGGGACCGGGTGCTCAAGCACCTGCAGGACCAGGGCGTCGGCGCCGCGATCCACTACCCGACGCCGATCCACCTGGCCGCGCCGTTCGCCTCCGACGCGCACGGCGTCGGCTCGTTCCCCCACGCGGAGCGGGTCGCGGACGAGATCCTGAGCCTGCCGATGTACCCCGGTATCACCCGCGCCCAGCAGGAGCGGGTGGTCGAGGTCCTGGCCGGGGCCGTCCGTTGA
- a CDS encoding NAD-dependent epimerase/dehydratase family protein, with translation MRALVTGGAGFIGSTLVDRLLRDGHEVHVVDDLSRGKRTAPADPAHADRYSFSRVDITSPELADVVASFGPEVVYHLAAQIDVRVSVAEPLLDATKNVLGTVNLAEAARRAGVRKVLFASSGGSIYGTPDALPVAESTPINPKSPYAASKVSGEVYLNTYRQLYGLECTHLALANVYGPRQDPHGEAGVVAIFASALLAGRPTKVFGDGGNTRDYVFVEDVVSAFVAASGEAGGGRRYNIGTAHQVSDRELHTLVAQAAGVADEPEFAPARLGDLRASAIDPSLAQAELGWKPEVDIAAGVRLTVDYFRDA, from the coding sequence GTGCGCGCACTCGTGACCGGCGGTGCCGGCTTCATCGGTTCTACCCTGGTCGACAGGCTCCTGAGGGACGGGCACGAGGTGCACGTCGTCGACGACCTCAGCCGGGGCAAGCGGACCGCGCCCGCCGACCCGGCCCACGCCGACCGGTACTCGTTCTCGCGGGTCGACATCACCTCGCCGGAGCTGGCCGACGTGGTGGCCTCGTTCGGCCCCGAGGTGGTCTACCACCTGGCCGCGCAGATCGACGTGCGCGTGTCCGTGGCCGAACCGCTGCTCGACGCCACCAAGAACGTGCTCGGCACGGTGAACCTGGCCGAGGCCGCCCGGCGGGCGGGCGTGCGCAAGGTGCTGTTCGCGTCGTCCGGCGGCTCCATCTACGGCACGCCCGACGCGCTGCCGGTCGCCGAGTCGACCCCGATCAACCCCAAGTCGCCCTACGCCGCGTCCAAGGTGTCCGGCGAGGTGTACCTGAACACCTACCGGCAGCTGTACGGCCTGGAGTGCACGCACCTGGCGCTGGCCAACGTGTACGGACCGCGGCAGGACCCGCACGGCGAGGCGGGCGTGGTGGCCATCTTCGCGTCCGCGCTGCTCGCGGGCCGGCCGACGAAGGTGTTCGGCGACGGCGGCAACACCCGCGACTACGTGTTCGTGGAGGACGTCGTGTCGGCGTTCGTCGCGGCCTCCGGCGAGGCGGGCGGCGGCCGGCGGTACAACATCGGCACCGCGCACCAGGTGTCCGACCGGGAGCTGCACACGCTGGTCGCCCAGGCGGCCGGGGTGGCCGACGAGCCCGAGTTCGCGCCGGCCCGGCTCGGCGACCTGCGCGCGTCGGCCATCGACCCGTCGCTCGCGCAGGCGGAGCTGGGCTGGAAGCCCGAGGTGGACATCGCCGCCGGCGTGCGCCTGACCGTGGACTACTTCCGCGACGCCTGA
- a CDS encoding glycosyltransferase family 2 protein produces MSIHFVVPYYVDPRFLIELVDSVRKQTSDRWRLTIVDDRYPDTTAEEYVLGLADPRIEYVRNEQNLGATGNVCKCMTLGKEEYLVVMGADDALEPRYVEVVLDAFKRYPNAVMVHPGVTVVDGESRPTDSLADKIKRVAARSAWKERELDGPAAAQSLMNGNWLYVPAMAFRNDAVPRITRLGEFGSIADLAWSIDMLIGGGTLALDPTPVFRYRRHAASHSSIGAHSVQRFEEEQRYYAAAAEQLNAAGWHKAARAARLHLLCRGHITKSALDAALARDLKLAKSLAGRAIRRV; encoded by the coding sequence ATGAGCATCCACTTCGTCGTCCCCTACTACGTGGACCCGCGGTTCCTGATCGAGCTGGTCGACAGCGTCCGCAAGCAGACCAGCGACCGGTGGCGGCTGACCATCGTCGACGACCGGTACCCGGACACCACGGCGGAGGAGTACGTCCTCGGCCTGGCCGACCCGCGCATCGAGTACGTGCGCAACGAGCAGAACCTCGGCGCCACCGGCAACGTGTGCAAGTGCATGACGCTGGGCAAGGAGGAGTACCTCGTCGTCATGGGCGCCGACGACGCGTTGGAGCCCCGGTACGTGGAGGTCGTGCTCGACGCGTTCAAGCGGTACCCGAACGCCGTCATGGTGCACCCGGGCGTGACCGTGGTCGACGGCGAGAGCCGCCCGACCGACAGCCTGGCCGACAAGATCAAGCGGGTGGCCGCCCGGTCGGCGTGGAAGGAGCGCGAGCTGGACGGCCCGGCCGCCGCGCAGAGCCTGATGAACGGCAACTGGCTGTACGTGCCGGCGATGGCGTTCCGCAACGACGCCGTGCCCAGGATCACGCGGCTCGGCGAGTTCGGCTCGATCGCCGACCTGGCGTGGTCGATCGACATGCTCATCGGCGGCGGCACGCTGGCGCTCGACCCGACGCCGGTGTTCCGCTACCGCAGGCACGCGGCCAGCCACTCCTCGATCGGCGCGCACAGCGTGCAGCGGTTCGAGGAGGAGCAGCGGTACTACGCCGCGGCGGCCGAGCAGCTCAACGCGGCCGGCTGGCACAAGGCCGCGCGCGCCGCGCGGCTGCACCTGCTGTGCCGGGGGCACATCACCAAGTCGGCGCTCGACGCCGCGCTGGCGCGTGACCTGAAGCTGGCCAAGTCGCTCGCGGGACGGGCGATCCGCCGGGTGTGA
- a CDS encoding Gfo/Idh/MocA family protein: MVGVAVIGAGYWGPNLVRNVQATPELRLATLCDLDVERARGVLGRYSTVRVTSSLDEVLADPEVEAVAVATPAATHLPVALAALEAGKHVLVEKPLASSYADGLKLVTAAEERGLTLMLDHTFCYTPVVRRLRDLVRGGELGDIQYIDSVRINLGLVQPDIDVLWDLAPHDLSILDSILPDDVHPVAVAAHGSDPAGVGRACVAYMSVRLSNGAIAHAHVNWLSPTKIRSMIVGGSSRTAVWNDLDPTQPLAVYDRGIERPDDESVRVSYRIGDMVAPALPGGEALRGVMAEFAASIIEKRAPLTDGRSGLRVLAQLEAASASLAAGGTFVPLTDVNGGAL; this comes from the coding sequence ATGGTTGGTGTGGCCGTCATCGGTGCCGGTTACTGGGGGCCGAACCTGGTGCGCAACGTCCAGGCGACCCCCGAACTACGGCTCGCGACGTTGTGCGACCTCGACGTCGAGCGCGCGCGCGGCGTCCTGGGCCGGTACAGCACCGTGCGGGTGACGTCATCCCTCGACGAGGTGCTCGCCGACCCGGAGGTCGAGGCGGTGGCGGTGGCCACCCCGGCGGCCACCCACCTGCCGGTCGCGCTCGCCGCGCTCGAGGCCGGCAAGCACGTGCTGGTCGAGAAGCCGCTGGCCTCGTCCTACGCGGACGGGTTGAAGCTGGTCACGGCCGCCGAGGAGCGCGGTCTGACGCTGATGCTCGACCACACGTTCTGCTACACGCCGGTGGTGCGCAGGCTGCGCGACCTGGTGCGCGGCGGCGAGCTGGGCGACATCCAGTACATCGACTCGGTGCGCATCAACCTGGGCCTGGTCCAGCCCGACATCGACGTGCTGTGGGACCTCGCGCCCCACGACCTGTCGATCCTCGACTCGATCCTGCCCGACGACGTGCACCCGGTGGCCGTCGCGGCGCACGGGTCGGACCCGGCGGGCGTCGGTCGCGCCTGCGTGGCGTACATGTCGGTGCGGCTGTCCAACGGCGCCATCGCGCACGCGCACGTGAACTGGCTGTCCCCCACGAAGATCCGCTCGATGATCGTCGGCGGCTCCAGCCGCACGGCCGTGTGGAACGACCTCGACCCGACGCAGCCGCTGGCGGTCTACGACCGCGGCATCGAGCGGCCGGACGACGAGAGCGTGCGCGTCTCCTACCGCATCGGCGACATGGTCGCGCCGGCCCTGCCGGGCGGCGAGGCGCTGCGCGGAGTAATGGCGGAGTTCGCCGCGTCGATCATCGAGAAGCGGGCGCCGCTGACCGACGGGCGCTCGGGCCTGCGGGTCCTGGCCCAGTTGGAGGCCGCGTCGGCCAGCCTTGCCGCCGGTGGCACGTTCGTGCCGCTGACGGACGTGAACGGAGGAGCTCTCTGA
- a CDS encoding DUF2304 domain-containing protein, which produces MLIQYILVLFSFAVLLLFLRKRGTTKSAASVKLAFMLFVVFGIYAVLRPGDVTVVAGWLGVGRGTDLLLYALVVVFTFTTLNAYLRFKELELRYARLARAIALRQAEPPVPAGQGPAGAERS; this is translated from the coding sequence ATGCTGATCCAGTACATCCTGGTCCTGTTCTCGTTCGCCGTGCTGCTGCTGTTCCTGCGCAAGCGCGGGACGACGAAGTCGGCGGCGAGCGTGAAGCTCGCGTTCATGCTGTTCGTGGTGTTCGGGATCTACGCCGTGCTCCGCCCGGGCGACGTGACCGTGGTGGCCGGGTGGCTCGGTGTCGGCCGCGGCACCGACCTGCTGCTGTACGCCCTGGTCGTGGTGTTCACCTTCACCACGCTGAACGCCTACCTGCGGTTCAAGGAGCTGGAGCTGCGCTACGCGCGGTTGGCGCGGGCGATCGCTCTGCGCCAGGCCGAGCCCCCGGTTCCCGCCGGTCAGGGCCCTGCGGGTGCGGAGCGGTCATGA
- a CDS encoding SDR family NAD(P)-dependent oxidoreductase: MDLTDQRAVVTGGAGTIGSHVVDQLLAAGAREVVVIDDLSRGRVENLADALAAAPDKVKLVEGDIRDIPLVKRTIAGADLVFHLAALRITRCAAEPRVALEVLVDGTFNIIEASVEANVKKVIASSTASVYGLAEEFPTTERHHPYNNDTFYGAAKAFNEGMLRSFKAMSDLDYVALRYFNVYGPRMDAHGKYTEVLIRWMEKIEAGEPPLILGDGQQTMDFVDVRDIARANILAAQAEVTDTVYNIATATETSLLELAEALQRVMGSTVPLEFGPARSVNSVTRRLADIGAAERELGWKPTISLDEGLADLVTWWKAQR, from the coding sequence ATGGATTTGACCGACCAGCGGGCCGTGGTGACGGGCGGCGCGGGCACGATCGGCTCGCACGTGGTCGACCAGTTGTTGGCCGCGGGCGCGCGCGAGGTCGTGGTGATCGACGACCTGAGCCGCGGCCGGGTGGAGAACCTGGCCGACGCCCTGGCCGCCGCGCCGGACAAGGTCAAGCTCGTCGAGGGCGACATCCGCGACATCCCCCTCGTCAAGCGGACGATCGCGGGCGCCGACCTGGTGTTCCACCTCGCCGCGCTGCGCATCACCCGCTGCGCCGCCGAGCCCCGGGTGGCGCTGGAGGTGCTGGTCGACGGCACCTTCAACATCATCGAGGCCTCCGTCGAGGCGAACGTGAAGAAGGTCATCGCCTCCTCCACGGCGTCGGTGTACGGGCTGGCCGAGGAGTTCCCGACCACGGAGCGTCACCACCCGTACAACAACGACACGTTCTACGGCGCCGCCAAGGCGTTCAACGAGGGCATGCTGCGCAGCTTCAAGGCGATGAGCGACCTCGACTACGTGGCGCTGCGCTACTTCAACGTGTACGGCCCGCGCATGGACGCGCACGGCAAGTACACCGAGGTGCTGATCCGGTGGATGGAGAAGATCGAGGCCGGTGAGCCGCCGCTGATCCTGGGCGACGGCCAGCAGACCATGGACTTCGTGGACGTGCGCGACATCGCCCGCGCCAACATCCTGGCCGCGCAGGCGGAGGTCACCGACACCGTCTACAACATCGCGACCGCGACCGAGACCTCGCTGCTGGAGCTGGCCGAGGCCCTCCAGCGGGTGATGGGCTCCACGGTGCCGCTGGAGTTCGGCCCGGCCCGCTCGGTGAACTCGGTCACCCGCCGGCTCGCCGACATCGGCGCCGCCGAGCGCGAGCTCGGCTGGAAGCCGACCATCTCGCTGGACGAGGGCCTGGCGGACCTGGTGACCTGGTGGAAGGCGCAGCGATGA
- a CDS encoding HAD family hydrolase produces the protein MQRPSLVASDVDGTLLTPLGRVSPRTAGMVGRVLAADVPFVLATGRPPRWVPEVAAAAGLSGYAVCSNGAVLYDIGADRVVTAELLTPEQLTTLAAVLDEALPGCALASERVGESARGATEPEFIADEHYLHPWDEGGQPLPGHQRAQLLGKPAVKLLVRHPSMASDEMARAAGPLVGDSVAMTWSTNEGLLEFAAPGVTKASGLAAVADRLGVAPGGVLAFGDMPNDVPMLTWAGHGVAMANAHQDALDAADEVTAANSEDGVALVLERWF, from the coding sequence GTGCAGAGACCTTCCCTTGTGGCATCCGACGTCGACGGCACCCTGCTCACGCCCCTGGGCCGGGTCAGCCCGCGCACGGCCGGCATGGTCGGCCGGGTGCTGGCGGCCGACGTCCCGTTCGTGCTGGCCACCGGCCGCCCGCCCCGCTGGGTGCCGGAGGTGGCCGCCGCCGCGGGCCTGTCCGGCTACGCCGTGTGCTCCAACGGCGCGGTGCTCTACGACATCGGCGCGGACCGCGTCGTCACCGCCGAGCTGCTCACCCCCGAGCAGCTGACCACCCTGGCCGCCGTGCTGGACGAGGCGCTGCCCGGCTGCGCCCTGGCCTCGGAGCGGGTCGGCGAGTCCGCCCGCGGCGCCACCGAGCCCGAGTTCATCGCCGACGAGCACTACCTGCACCCGTGGGACGAGGGCGGGCAGCCGCTGCCCGGCCACCAGCGGGCGCAGCTGCTCGGCAAGCCGGCGGTGAAACTGCTGGTCAGGCACCCGTCGATGGCGTCGGACGAGATGGCGCGGGCCGCCGGGCCGCTGGTCGGCGACTCCGTGGCGATGACCTGGTCGACCAACGAGGGCCTGCTGGAGTTCGCCGCGCCCGGCGTGACGAAGGCCTCCGGCCTGGCCGCCGTCGCCGACCGGCTCGGGGTGGCCCCGGGCGGCGTGCTGGCGTTCGGCGACATGCCCAACGACGTGCCCATGCTCACGTGGGCGGGCCACGGCGTGGCCATGGCCAACGCGCACCAGGACGCCCTGGACGCCGCGGACGAGGTCACCGCGGCCAACTCCGAGGACGGGGTGGCGCTGGTGCTGGAGAGGTGGTTCTAG
- a CDS encoding DegT/DnrJ/EryC1/StrS family aminotransferase, translating into MEGAAMIPVIRPFLGEEEALAAAEVVRSGWVAQGPRVAAFEQAFAESAGAGHGVAVSSCTTGLHLALHLLGVGPGDEVVVPSFSFIATANAVKYVGATPVFADVDAATGNVTAETVDAAVTPRTVAVIAVHQGGVPFDVDSVQALCDRRGVALVHDSACAAGSTYRGRPVSSGAGLAAWSFHPRKLLTTGEGGMVTTENAEWATRLRKLREHGMSMSAADRHAAGGVKLEQYEEVGFNFRMTDMQAAVGLIQLRKLPDVIAKRRELAGRYHKLLGELDGLRCVGDPEHGTTNYQSFWVVLPDSFEGTSVDVLAGLAERGVSARRGIMASHLEPAYADQRDVELPVTEHLTRRSVILPLFHQMTEAEQDTVVGALDAVLRGSK; encoded by the coding sequence GTGGAAGGCGCAGCGATGATCCCGGTGATCAGGCCGTTCCTCGGCGAGGAGGAGGCCCTGGCCGCGGCCGAGGTCGTCCGCTCCGGCTGGGTGGCGCAGGGGCCGCGGGTCGCCGCGTTCGAGCAGGCGTTCGCCGAGTCGGCGGGCGCCGGGCACGGCGTGGCGGTGTCGAGCTGCACCACCGGCCTGCACCTGGCGCTGCACCTGCTCGGCGTGGGCCCCGGTGACGAGGTCGTCGTGCCGTCGTTCTCGTTCATCGCGACCGCGAACGCGGTGAAGTACGTGGGCGCGACCCCCGTGTTCGCCGACGTCGACGCGGCGACCGGCAACGTCACCGCGGAGACCGTGGACGCGGCGGTCACGCCCCGCACGGTCGCCGTGATCGCGGTGCACCAGGGCGGCGTGCCGTTCGACGTGGACTCGGTGCAGGCGCTGTGCGACCGGCGCGGCGTCGCGCTGGTGCACGACTCGGCGTGCGCGGCGGGCTCCACCTACCGCGGCCGGCCGGTCAGCTCCGGCGCCGGCCTCGCCGCCTGGTCGTTCCACCCGCGCAAGCTGCTCACCACCGGTGAGGGCGGCATGGTCACCACCGAGAACGCCGAGTGGGCGACCCGGCTGCGCAAGCTGCGCGAGCACGGCATGAGCATGTCCGCCGCGGACCGCCACGCGGCCGGCGGCGTGAAGCTGGAGCAGTACGAAGAGGTCGGCTTCAACTTCCGGATGACCGACATGCAGGCCGCGGTGGGCCTGATCCAGCTGCGCAAGCTGCCCGACGTGATCGCCAAGCGGCGCGAGCTGGCCGGGCGCTACCACAAGCTGCTCGGCGAGCTGGACGGCCTGCGCTGCGTCGGCGACCCGGAGCACGGCACGACCAACTACCAGTCGTTCTGGGTGGTGCTGCCGGACTCGTTCGAGGGCACCTCGGTGGACGTGCTGGCGGGTCTGGCCGAGCGTGGCGTGTCGGCCCGGCGGGGCATCATGGCCTCGCACCTGGAACCGGCCTACGCCGACCAGCGGGACGTCGAGCTGCCCGTCACCGAGCACCTGACCAGGCGTTCGGTGATCCTGCCGCTGTTCCACCAGATGACCGAGGCCGAGCAGGACACCGTCGTCGGCGCGCTCGACGCGGTGCTCCGAGGGTCGAAGTGA